The Candidatus Polarisedimenticolaceae bacterium genome window below encodes:
- a CDS encoding FAD-dependent oxidoreductase gives MTSTPRILILGAGFGGLELASLLSERFGERIDVTLIDKAEGFVFGFAKLDVMFGYKTAEGVRLPYRDVAKPGVRMLRETVIAIDPAAKRVTTDAGTHEADVLVIALGADYDVSKTPGVVLGQNEFYSVEGAAHLREVLPSFREGDAVVGVCGAPYKCPPAPSECALMLHDYLSRRGVRDRCTITLVNPLPSPVPPSPETSKALIEAFMERGIVYFPGHRPVSVDRARKIVTLDDGRDLPCDLFLGIPKNTAPAVVVATGLTQDGFVMVDHHTLETKVENVYAIGDVANNGAPKAGVFAEACAKTVGANLIAKLEGREPTAKYPGAGSCYIEFGADRVARVDVDFFSGPKPTGTFHAPSEALRADKREFGRSRRLRWFGLPK, from the coding sequence ATGACCTCCACACCTCGCATCCTCATCCTCGGCGCCGGCTTCGGTGGGCTCGAGCTGGCGTCGCTCCTTTCCGAACGCTTCGGCGAGCGCATCGATGTGACGCTCATCGACAAGGCCGAGGGGTTCGTCTTCGGATTCGCGAAGCTCGACGTCATGTTCGGGTACAAGACAGCGGAGGGGGTGCGCCTCCCCTACCGTGACGTCGCGAAGCCCGGCGTGCGCATGCTGCGCGAGACGGTCATCGCGATCGATCCTGCGGCGAAGCGCGTAACGACGGACGCCGGAACGCACGAGGCCGACGTCCTCGTGATTGCGCTCGGCGCGGATTACGACGTTTCGAAGACGCCGGGCGTCGTGCTCGGCCAGAACGAGTTCTATTCGGTCGAGGGAGCCGCGCATCTGCGCGAGGTGCTGCCGTCGTTCCGCGAGGGTGATGCGGTCGTCGGAGTCTGCGGCGCCCCCTACAAGTGCCCGCCGGCGCCGAGCGAGTGCGCGCTCATGCTCCACGACTACCTGTCGCGCCGCGGCGTGCGCGATCGATGCACGATCACGCTCGTCAACCCGCTGCCGAGCCCGGTGCCGCCGTCGCCCGAGACGTCGAAGGCGCTTATCGAGGCGTTCATGGAGCGCGGCATCGTCTACTTTCCCGGGCACCGTCCCGTCTCGGTGGATCGCGCGCGGAAGATCGTCACGCTCGACGACGGCCGTGATCTTCCGTGCGATCTCTTCCTCGGCATTCCGAAGAACACCGCGCCCGCGGTCGTGGTGGCGACGGGTCTCACGCAGGATGGGTTCGTCATGGTCGACCACCACACGCTCGAGACCAAGGTCGAGAACGTCTACGCGATCGGCGACGTCGCGAACAACGGGGCGCCGAAGGCGGGCGTGTTCGCCGAAGCGTGCGCGAAGACCGTCGGCGCGAATCTCATCGCCAAGCTCGAGGGACGCGAGCCGACCGCCAAGTATCCCGGCGCGGGCTCCTGCTACATCGAATTCGGCGCCGATCGCGTCGCGCGCGTGGACGTCGATTTCTTCTCCGGCCCGAAGCCGACCGGCACGTTCCACGCGCCCTCCGAGGCGCTGCGCGCCGACAAGCGCGAGTTCGGACGCAGCCGGCGCCTGCGGTGGTTCGGGTTACCCAAGTAG
- a CDS encoding phosphatase PAP2 family protein translates to MHARGLVLAVLVATSAARAGDAPAPWAGTLFAREAEDQPAPKPEKKGCGCSDPETRARHFKCFFHLLGHDFVRVFTAPARWEKKDWWYAAAGVAGVGLLFVVDDNIRATVIHHDDRFQDDVASTVQPLGTWASFIVIGGFTFGGLAAHDDKAYGAGIDALSASAISGLVIVPVMKKVIGRFRPNAGYGPYHFEPFKHGPSFPSGHAAQAFTVASVIATEYPNRWVKFGCYFPASLVLFARVRHDAHWASDVVAGALIGYGTGREVARTNLAEREGRPKVRLVPTVTPRGPAIMLAVRL, encoded by the coding sequence GTGCACGCACGGGGCCTCGTGCTCGCGGTTCTCGTCGCCACGAGCGCGGCGCGCGCCGGTGATGCGCCCGCGCCCTGGGCCGGGACGCTCTTCGCGCGTGAGGCGGAGGATCAGCCCGCCCCGAAGCCGGAGAAGAAGGGCTGCGGCTGCTCAGATCCGGAGACGCGCGCGCGTCATTTCAAATGCTTCTTCCACCTCCTGGGGCACGACTTCGTCCGCGTGTTCACGGCACCGGCGCGCTGGGAGAAGAAGGATTGGTGGTACGCCGCCGCCGGCGTCGCGGGCGTCGGGCTTCTCTTCGTGGTGGACGACAACATCCGCGCCACCGTGATCCACCACGACGACCGCTTCCAAGACGACGTCGCCAGCACCGTTCAGCCGCTCGGCACCTGGGCCTCGTTCATCGTCATCGGTGGGTTCACGTTCGGTGGTCTCGCAGCGCACGACGACAAGGCGTACGGAGCCGGGATCGACGCCCTGTCCGCGAGTGCGATCTCCGGCCTCGTCATCGTGCCGGTCATGAAGAAGGTCATCGGGCGCTTCCGGCCCAACGCGGGATACGGGCCCTATCACTTCGAGCCGTTCAAGCACGGGCCGTCGTTCCCGAGCGGCCACGCCGCCCAGGCGTTCACCGTCGCGTCGGTCATCGCGACCGAATACCCGAACCGGTGGGTGAAATTCGGGTGCTACTTCCCCGCCTCGCTCGTCCTCTTCGCCCGCGTGCGGCACGACGCCCACTGGGCGTCGGACGTCGTCGCCGGCGCGCTCATCGGCTATGGCACCGGGCGGGAAGTCGCGCGCACGAACCTCGCCGAGCGCGAGGGGCGGCCCAAGGTCCGACTCGTACCGACGGTCACGCCGCGTGGGCCCGCGATCATGCTCGCGGTGCGCCTGTGA
- a CDS encoding N-acetylornithine carbamoyltransferase yields MLNVAVKKDFTAVEDRSFDEVDRMLALAARVKAGEITGGLERKVLAMVFLDPSLRTRTSLEAGMFLHGGVALTIEPGKGSWPFETERCAIMDGDRIEHVVEAARVLGRYADFVALRSFPRGASWAEARRDPILASFTEHCEKPVINLESSRRHPCQELGDLQTIRERLPDPAGRRFALVWAWHPRPLPTAVPVSAALAAARLGMELVIARPDGYDLDPEDMATIRSIAAARRGTVTVVDDPAEAVSGADVVYAKSWGALDLFGDAAAESVLRAPLRRWRVTEDWMRRTRDGRGALLHCLPVRRNVEVDDAVLDGPWSAVVDQAENRLHAQRALLLTLAGAAR; encoded by the coding sequence ATGCTGAACGTCGCCGTCAAGAAGGACTTCACCGCCGTCGAGGACCGCTCGTTCGACGAGGTCGACCGGATGCTCGCGCTCGCCGCCCGGGTGAAGGCCGGCGAGATCACCGGCGGACTCGAGCGCAAGGTCCTCGCCATGGTCTTCCTCGACCCTTCCCTTCGAACGCGGACGAGCCTCGAGGCCGGGATGTTCCTCCACGGAGGGGTCGCGCTCACGATCGAGCCGGGGAAGGGAAGCTGGCCGTTCGAGACGGAGCGCTGCGCGATCATGGACGGCGATCGCATCGAGCACGTCGTCGAGGCGGCGCGCGTTCTCGGCCGGTACGCCGATTTCGTCGCGCTCCGCTCGTTCCCGCGCGGCGCGAGCTGGGCCGAGGCCCGGCGCGACCCGATCCTGGCGAGCTTCACCGAGCACTGCGAGAAGCCGGTCATCAACCTCGAGTCGTCGCGGCGTCATCCCTGCCAGGAGCTCGGCGACCTGCAGACGATCCGCGAGCGCCTCCCCGATCCCGCGGGGCGCCGCTTCGCGCTCGTCTGGGCGTGGCATCCCAGGCCTCTCCCGACGGCGGTGCCGGTGAGCGCGGCGCTCGCCGCGGCGCGGCTCGGCATGGAGCTCGTCATCGCGAGGCCGGACGGCTACGACCTCGATCCCGAGGACATGGCGACGATCCGGTCGATCGCCGCCGCGCGCCGTGGGACGGTCACCGTCGTCGACGATCCCGCCGAGGCGGTCTCGGGCGCCGACGTCGTCTACGCGAAGTCGTGGGGAGCGCTCGATCTCTTCGGCGACGCCGCGGCCGAGAGCGTCCTGCGCGCCCCGCTCCGGCGTTGGCGGGTGACGGAGGACTGGATGCGCCGCACGCGGGACGGACGCGGCGCGCTCCTCCACTGCCTGCCGGTCCGCCGGAACGTCGAGGTCGACGACGCGGTGCTCGACGGGCCGTGGTCGGCCGTCGTCGATCAGGCCGAGAACCGTCTCCACGCGCAACGGGCGCTCCTCTTGACGCTGGCCGGAGCCGCACGATGA
- a CDS encoding lyase family protein, whose protein sequence is MKSTLWSQHVRPHPRMLALTVGNDREVDAGLLAWDILGSLGHVEGLYASGLITVADRASLRAALRAAFRAAASGRFTIGKEDEDVHSAVEGWVTKRAGRAGAKLHTARSRNDQIACDLRLYLKRALLDVHAEARQLVETLLAFATRHASVAFPGYTHGRKAMPSSLGLWAAGHAAGLIDTLESFPSLWAAVDRSPLGSAAGYGVPLPLDRAATAAALGFQAVESPVTAVQNGRGKLEAAALFWCVQLAHDTAKAASDAIHYTAGEYGYLELDRRLATGSSLMPHKRNPDLFELCRGRAAATEGDLAATLALRAKLVSGYHRDFQLLKEPLMRALPRTSEMLEMLRLGVSGLTVDRARCAAALDGGVRSTGAALELAAAGVPFREAYRTVSKSVEEGRRDAGRTTKVPRADLRPLRARAVAVARFAVARERALARTVRTLAGAP, encoded by the coding sequence GTGAAGTCGACCCTGTGGTCCCAGCACGTCCGCCCGCATCCGCGGATGCTGGCGCTCACCGTCGGCAACGACCGCGAGGTCGACGCGGGTCTTCTCGCATGGGACATCCTCGGAAGCCTCGGACACGTCGAGGGCCTCTACGCGTCCGGCCTCATCACGGTGGCGGATCGCGCCTCCCTCCGCGCGGCGCTGCGTGCCGCCTTCCGCGCGGCCGCGTCCGGGCGCTTCACGATCGGCAAGGAGGACGAAGACGTCCACAGCGCGGTCGAGGGCTGGGTGACGAAGCGCGCGGGACGCGCCGGCGCGAAGCTCCACACGGCGCGCTCTCGCAACGACCAGATCGCGTGCGACCTCCGCCTCTACCTCAAGCGCGCGCTCCTCGACGTCCACGCCGAAGCCCGGCAGCTCGTCGAAACCCTGCTCGCCTTCGCGACGAGGCATGCCTCGGTTGCCTTCCCCGGCTACACGCACGGCCGCAAGGCGATGCCTTCGTCCCTCGGGCTCTGGGCGGCGGGCCACGCGGCCGGACTCATCGACACGCTCGAATCGTTCCCGTCGCTCTGGGCCGCGGTCGATCGATCGCCCCTCGGGAGCGCCGCCGGCTACGGCGTGCCGCTCCCGCTCGATCGAGCCGCCACCGCGGCCGCGCTGGGGTTCCAGGCGGTCGAATCTCCGGTCACGGCGGTCCAGAACGGGCGCGGCAAGCTCGAGGCGGCCGCGCTCTTCTGGTGCGTCCAGCTCGCGCACGACACCGCGAAGGCCGCGAGCGACGCGATTCACTACACCGCGGGCGAGTACGGCTACCTCGAGCTGGACCGGCGGCTCGCGACCGGGTCGAGCCTGATGCCCCACAAGCGCAACCCCGACCTCTTCGAGCTGTGCCGGGGCCGGGCCGCCGCGACCGAAGGGGACCTCGCCGCGACGCTCGCCCTCCGCGCCAAGCTCGTCTCGGGATACCATCGCGATTTCCAGCTCCTGAAGGAGCCCTTGATGCGCGCATTGCCGAGGACCTCGGAGATGCTCGAGATGTTGCGGCTGGGCGTCTCCGGTCTCACGGTCGATCGCGCGCGATGCGCGGCGGCGCTCGACGGCGGCGTCCGCTCGACCGGCGCCGCGCTCGAGCTGGCCGCGGCAGGAGTTCCGTTCCGCGAGGCGTACCGCACGGTCTCGAAATCCGTCGAAGAGGGCCGGCGCGACGCCGGGCGGACGACCAAGGTACCGCGCGCCGACCTCCGTCCGCTCCGCGCAAGAGCCGTCGCCGTCGCACGGTTCGCCGTCGCGCGCGAGCGTGCGCTCGCGCGGACCGTCCGCACGCTCGCGGGGGCGCCGTGA
- a CDS encoding aspartyl protease family protein produces the protein MLLALGLGLLAATSAPAPEAAPAAVKVPMTLSFGRPTIELKLNDQGPYRFLFDTGSGAGLIIDEDLANALSLAPSGTRRIGDPNTPEAIEAKLLNVDRVQCGELTLRSVETISWKRDILGPEAPRGVVGLGLFAPRPVTIDGDGGSITIEPAPLPEPDGKTVLKASFDDGIPSVPIDVAGTPFKAHLDSGSTGFIGLPLSAADKLPLDGPPHQVGRARTASGDYPVLEAGLNGTVRIGSLTLDKPKIRFVDLPQANIGGDLLRSLVVTVDRAHERVRLVSNGKPMAPTERPRLGIMTHGVAEGKLPVEKVVPGSPAEAAGVKEGDQITKLNGRPVGELSFSEIGQLFQFRPLVISVIRDGAPVDVTVGGSAK, from the coding sequence TTGCTCCTCGCGCTCGGCCTTGGTCTGCTCGCCGCAACATCCGCTCCAGCGCCAGAGGCCGCCCCCGCCGCGGTCAAGGTGCCGATGACCCTCAGCTTCGGCCGACCGACGATCGAGCTGAAGCTCAACGATCAAGGGCCCTACCGGTTCCTCTTCGACACGGGGTCCGGCGCCGGCCTCATCATCGACGAGGATCTGGCGAACGCGCTGAGCCTCGCGCCCTCGGGCACGCGGCGCATCGGAGATCCCAACACGCCGGAAGCGATCGAGGCGAAGCTCCTGAACGTCGATCGCGTGCAGTGCGGCGAGCTGACCCTGAGGAGCGTCGAGACGATCTCATGGAAGCGCGACATCCTCGGCCCGGAAGCACCACGGGGCGTCGTCGGCCTCGGCCTGTTCGCGCCGCGGCCGGTGACGATCGACGGCGACGGCGGGTCGATCACGATCGAGCCTGCGCCGCTTCCCGAGCCCGACGGGAAGACCGTCCTCAAGGCGTCGTTCGACGACGGCATCCCGTCGGTCCCGATCGACGTCGCCGGCACGCCGTTCAAGGCGCACCTCGACTCGGGCTCGACCGGGTTCATCGGCCTCCCGCTCTCCGCGGCGGACAAGCTCCCGCTCGACGGGCCGCCGCATCAGGTGGGCCGCGCGCGCACCGCGAGCGGCGACTACCCGGTGCTCGAAGCCGGCCTGAACGGCACCGTTCGGATCGGCAGTCTCACGCTCGACAAGCCGAAGATCCGCTTCGTCGACCTGCCGCAGGCGAACATCGGCGGCGATCTCCTCCGCTCGCTCGTCGTCACCGTCGACCGCGCGCACGAGCGCGTGCGCCTCGTCTCGAACGGAAAGCCGATGGCGCCGACCGAGCGGCCGAGGCTCGGGATCATGACGCACGGCGTCGCGGAGGGAAAGCTGCCGGTCGAGAAGGTCGTCCCCGGATCGCCCGCGGAAGCGGCGGGGGTGAAGGAAGGGGATCAGATCACGAAGCTCAACGGGCGTCCGGTCGGCGAGCTGAGCTTCTCCGAGATCGGCCAGCTCTTCCAGTTCCGTCCGCTCGTGATCTCCGTGATCCGGGACGGCGCGCCGGTCGACGTGACCGTGGGCGGTTCCGCGAAGTAG
- a CDS encoding M20/M25/M40 family metallo-hydrolase: MISRLDETTRLLAELVAIPSLSGDEDGIAGHVRRWCDRAGLPVVQDDTGIRIEIAGGEPGRTLALASHLDVVPAGDGWQREPFVPAVEDGRLIGRGSGDAKASVTAMLLAARDVAASGGPRRGRLLVLLTRGEESRASTMPDAVSAAGPIDAAVVGEPTGLDFAVAQRGLVVAELHARGAQRHAGHAGAGTNAIETLASDLLRVGELFAERSHALLGRAAATPTMLAAGVARNVIPGEAVATLDVRTTPDWSHEQVVQELGKAMRSEVRVISDRLVPCETPDRSELLGVARRVRPASRSYGSPTCSDWVFLRDLDALKCGPGDSALSHRANESVRLDEVALARTFYAALAKEYLA, translated from the coding sequence GTGATCAGCCGGCTTGACGAGACGACGCGCCTCCTCGCGGAGCTGGTCGCGATTCCGTCGCTCTCGGGGGACGAGGACGGCATCGCCGGCCACGTGCGCCGCTGGTGCGACCGTGCGGGCCTGCCGGTCGTTCAGGACGACACCGGCATCCGGATCGAGATCGCCGGAGGAGAGCCCGGGCGGACGCTCGCGCTGGCGTCGCATCTCGACGTCGTGCCGGCTGGCGACGGCTGGCAGCGCGAGCCGTTCGTTCCGGCGGTCGAGGACGGGCGGCTCATCGGGCGCGGGTCCGGCGACGCGAAAGCCTCGGTGACCGCGATGCTCCTGGCCGCGCGCGACGTCGCGGCGAGCGGCGGTCCGCGGCGCGGCCGGCTCCTCGTCCTCCTCACGCGCGGGGAGGAGTCGCGCGCCTCGACGATGCCGGACGCGGTGTCCGCCGCCGGCCCGATCGACGCCGCCGTCGTCGGTGAGCCGACCGGCCTCGATTTCGCCGTCGCGCAGCGCGGTCTCGTCGTCGCGGAGCTTCACGCGCGCGGCGCGCAGCGGCACGCGGGCCACGCAGGCGCCGGGACCAACGCGATCGAGACGCTCGCCTCGGATCTCCTCCGGGTCGGGGAGCTGTTCGCGGAACGCTCGCACGCGCTCCTCGGGCGCGCCGCCGCGACGCCGACGATGCTCGCGGCCGGCGTCGCGAGGAACGTGATCCCGGGCGAGGCGGTCGCGACGCTCGACGTGCGGACGACCCCGGACTGGAGCCACGAGCAGGTCGTCCAGGAGCTGGGCAAAGCGATGCGCTCGGAGGTTCGCGTGATCTCCGACCGGCTCGTTCCGTGCGAGACCCCAGACCGGTCGGAGCTGCTCGGGGTCGCGCGACGCGTCCGTCCTGCCTCGCGTTCGTATGGGAGCCCGACGTGCAGCGACTGGGTCTTCCTCCGCGATCTCGACGCGCTGAAGTGCGGGCCCGGGGACAGCGCGCTCTCCCATCGCGCGAACGAGAGCGTGAGGCTCGACGAGGTCGCCCTCGCGCGGACGTTCTACGCCGCCCTCGCCAAGGAGTACCTCGCGTGA
- a CDS encoding radical SAM protein, which produces MSKGRWLPHDMTTPPALGMAQAGSLRRRHALLINPFYPKDPNASFGKHVLTPSLALTSLAATTPSHWTVSYWDENLLDGRPPFDPLPEVVGISVHLTFAKRAFELAHWYRSRGSKVVLGGLHVLSCPDECAPHADALAVGDGVQLWPRILADIEAGNLKPRYAAHYDNEYRDDPAPQRALLPRSSFLTTTSLIATRGCHNRCGFCYLATEGLRMPYRMRDPEQIAAEFTADGQPYAVFVDNNLGSRPDYLRTLCRTIRPLEKIWSAAVSIDVTDDPSLVREMALAGCTGVFIGFESLTDDNLVEARKKTPRTEDYARRVRLLHDHGIQVNGSFVLGFDHDRKDVFARTAEWVEANRLECATFHIMTPYPATPLFRQMESEGRLLHREWSLYDTAHCVFRPRHMTPDELEEGYAWIYERLFSHASIWRRRPEDVRAVPAYLAMSYLYKRSNRFWRFLIRRHLVHAVWRPLVELTRRRHLRFRKRLARTERAGVASTVVTAGV; this is translated from the coding sequence ATGAGCAAAGGCCGCTGGCTTCCGCATGACATGACGACCCCGCCCGCGCTCGGTATGGCGCAGGCGGGGTCGCTCCGGCGCCGACACGCCCTCCTCATCAACCCTTTCTATCCCAAGGATCCGAACGCCTCGTTCGGCAAGCACGTCCTCACGCCGAGCCTGGCCCTCACGAGCCTGGCAGCGACGACGCCGTCGCACTGGACGGTGAGCTACTGGGACGAGAATCTGCTCGACGGGCGGCCGCCGTTCGATCCGCTACCCGAAGTCGTCGGGATCAGCGTCCACCTGACGTTCGCGAAGCGCGCGTTCGAGCTGGCCCATTGGTACCGGTCGCGCGGGAGCAAGGTCGTCCTGGGCGGCCTCCACGTCCTCTCGTGTCCCGACGAGTGCGCGCCGCACGCCGACGCGCTGGCGGTCGGCGATGGCGTGCAGCTCTGGCCGCGCATCCTCGCCGACATCGAGGCGGGCAACCTGAAGCCGCGCTACGCCGCGCACTACGACAACGAATACCGCGACGACCCCGCGCCGCAGCGCGCGCTCCTTCCGCGCTCGAGCTTCCTGACGACGACGAGCCTCATCGCGACGCGGGGATGCCACAATCGCTGCGGCTTCTGCTATCTCGCGACCGAAGGCCTACGCATGCCGTATCGGATGCGCGACCCGGAGCAGATCGCGGCGGAGTTCACGGCCGACGGGCAGCCGTACGCCGTCTTCGTCGACAACAACCTCGGCTCGCGCCCCGATTACCTGCGCACGCTCTGCCGGACGATACGGCCTCTGGAGAAGATCTGGAGCGCCGCCGTCTCGATCGACGTCACCGACGATCCGTCGCTCGTGCGCGAGATGGCGCTCGCCGGCTGCACCGGCGTCTTCATCGGCTTCGAGTCGCTCACCGACGACAACCTGGTGGAGGCGAGGAAGAAGACGCCGCGCACCGAGGATTACGCGCGCCGCGTGCGCCTCCTCCACGACCACGGCATCCAGGTCAACGGGTCGTTCGTCCTCGGCTTCGATCACGACCGGAAGGACGTGTTCGCGCGCACGGCGGAATGGGTCGAGGCGAATCGTCTCGAGTGCGCGACGTTCCACATCATGACGCCTTACCCCGCGACGCCGCTCTTCCGGCAGATGGAGTCCGAGGGTCGTCTCCTCCACCGTGAATGGTCTCTCTACGACACCGCGCACTGCGTCTTCCGCCCGAGGCACATGACCCCGGACGAGCTGGAGGAGGGCTACGCCTGGATCTACGAGCGCCTCTTCTCCCACGCATCGATCTGGAGGCGGCGCCCCGAGGACGTCCGCGCGGTGCCGGCGTATCTCGCGATGTCGTATCTCTACAAGCGGTCGAACCGTTTCTGGCGGTTCCTCATCCGGCGGCACCTCGTCCACGCCGTCTGGCGGCCGCTCGTCGAGCTGACGCGGCGTCGGCACCTGAGATTCCGCAAGCGGCTCGCGCGCACGGAGCGAGCGGGCGTTGCCTCGACCGTCGTGACCGCCGGCGTTTAG
- the argB gene encoding acetylglutamate kinase: protein MSASAHAAIAALKGTLRYVRAYRHEIFVVKLGGEILSDAAALDGAAAQIALLTSLGIRIVVVHGGGPQASALSRRLGHEPRLVAGRRVTGDVDLEVATYVYAGRLNVDALSALRRHGVKAVGLSGVDAELLAAHRRPPRLVRLDDGTEEVVDFGHVGEIDDVDPAIVLHLLDGGFVPVVASLAGDADGAVYNVNADTVAEALAVALAARKLVFLTGTRGLLRDPRDPSSLVTFADAGDLAPLLVSGAVASGMRPKVEACLRAAARGVERTHIVDGRAPDALLVEVFTGEGSGTMIVHRKAAAAALEPSDQPA from the coding sequence ATGAGCGCTTCCGCCCACGCGGCGATCGCCGCGCTCAAGGGAACGCTCCGGTACGTGCGCGCCTACCGGCACGAGATCTTCGTCGTCAAGCTGGGCGGCGAGATCCTCTCCGATGCGGCCGCTCTCGACGGCGCCGCGGCGCAGATCGCGCTCCTCACCTCGCTCGGCATCCGCATCGTCGTCGTACACGGCGGCGGACCGCAAGCCTCGGCGCTGTCGCGGCGGCTCGGTCACGAGCCGCGGCTCGTGGCCGGCCGCCGTGTCACCGGCGATGTCGACCTGGAGGTCGCGACCTACGTCTACGCGGGCCGCTTGAACGTCGACGCCCTCTCCGCGTTACGCCGTCACGGCGTCAAGGCCGTCGGCCTCTCAGGCGTCGACGCCGAGCTCCTCGCGGCGCACCGCCGCCCGCCGCGTCTGGTCCGTCTCGACGACGGCACCGAAGAGGTCGTCGATTTCGGACACGTCGGGGAGATCGACGACGTCGACCCCGCGATCGTCCTCCACCTTCTGGACGGAGGCTTCGTGCCGGTCGTCGCGAGCCTCGCGGGCGACGCCGACGGAGCGGTCTACAACGTCAACGCGGACACGGTCGCGGAGGCGCTCGCCGTCGCGCTTGCGGCGCGGAAGCTCGTCTTTCTCACCGGGACGCGCGGCCTCCTGCGCGATCCGCGCGATCCCTCGAGCCTCGTGACGTTCGCCGATGCCGGCGACCTGGCGCCGCTCCTCGTGTCGGGGGCCGTCGCGTCGGGGATGCGTCCGAAGGTTGAGGCCTGTCTGCGCGCCGCAGCGCGCGGGGTCGAGCGCACGCACATCGTCGACGGCCGCGCGCCCGACGCGCTCCTCGTCGAGGTCTTCACCGGCGAGGGATCGGGAACGATGATCGTCCATCGCAAGGCCGCCGCAGCGGCCCTGGAGCCGAGTGATCAGCCGGCTTGA
- a CDS encoding acylphosphatase, with protein MTRIRLVVHGTVQGVGFRYAAREAASQCGVLGWVRNRADGSVEIVVQGSAASVARMTAWAESGPAYADVLRVDVAREDAAPDLEGFEIRR; from the coding sequence GTGACGCGCATTCGCCTCGTCGTCCACGGCACGGTGCAGGGCGTCGGCTTCCGTTACGCCGCGCGCGAGGCGGCGTCGCAATGCGGCGTCCTTGGCTGGGTGCGCAACCGCGCCGACGGCTCGGTGGAGATCGTCGTCCAGGGCTCGGCTGCTTCCGTCGCGCGGATGACGGCGTGGGCCGAGTCGGGCCCCGCATACGCCGACGTGCTGCGCGTCGACGTCGCGCGCGAGGACGCGGCGCCGGACCTCGAGGGGTTCGAGATCCGGCGCTAA
- a CDS encoding DUF367 domain-containing protein, giving the protein MDILIAHDRREPRNKCSVTPLRGMAGVRFVPLHPARRLDAGRRIWLAIDGDELTADDRGLDLLLIDSTWRRIGALSRRIDGDLLRRRLPRLVTAFPRRSKLVPDPEGGLASVEALYAATVILGSLRPELLAHYRWREQFLAANRGLLG; this is encoded by the coding sequence ATGGACATCCTGATCGCGCACGATCGGCGCGAGCCGCGCAACAAGTGCTCGGTGACGCCGCTCCGCGGCATGGCCGGCGTTCGCTTCGTGCCGCTCCATCCCGCGAGGCGCCTCGATGCCGGACGGAGAATCTGGCTCGCCATCGACGGCGACGAGCTGACCGCCGACGATCGCGGCCTCGATCTCCTCCTCATCGACAGCACGTGGCGGCGTATCGGAGCGCTGTCCCGGCGGATCGACGGCGATCTCCTGCGGCGCCGGCTCCCTCGACTCGTCACCGCGTTTCCGCGCAGGAGCAAGCTCGTCCCCGATCCCGAGGGCGGTCTCGCCTCGGTCGAGGCGCTCTACGCCGCGACGGTGATCCTCGGGAGCCTGCGCCCCGAACTGCTGGCGCACTATCGCTGGAGGGAGCAGTTCCTCGCGGCGAACCGTGGGCTACTTGGGTAA